The Pieris rapae chromosome 13, ilPieRapa1.1, whole genome shotgun sequence genomic sequence tccaataattagaacttttttttctattactttGAGTAAAAATGTATAGTCTGAGTAACCTCTTAATGTGGCCTTCATTTGTTTCAACTAGCCAAACAGTTGTCTTTATCTTAACCTAATAGAAAGAGAcgagaataaatttttttctacATTCTAGAAAGTTATAAACCCGTAGCTTGTATGAGAACCTCCCTCGAAAAATTTTAATCCGAAGAAACTATACAGTATCGTATCAGGCAATTCGAACTCCAGATGAAGTTGGACGTCTAACTTCACAATTTGGGTGTTTCATAATGGCTTTCAGGTTCACAAAGGTGTACCTTGCAGACGCAGACGATCAGAGTAAAGCTGGATTCATGATTAAATTCCGCTCAACACAGACCACGAAAGGTCATTTCAAGTATAAAATTGCAGCTTGGTGTAAATCAAAGACTATGTTCTAGTTACTTTAATTCTCTTGAATGCAATTGTTTActtacaataaacaataattctaCTCAAAGCTTAGTCTATTTAAAGGTTATATTAacgtttaaagaactttatttctcattacaaaaaacagaaatattttatttacatgagaaacttaatattaatatgtatatatacgagcgagatacacgtcgccattagccgtcacAATCATAGTcaactatgttcattctaacatgcatcgttactgcctttttgaatttgtcaaacacttcaatattgcgaatttgagatggtaattgattaaataattgcacaccctcatacctaatagatttattcaaataatttgtacgcggcttcggcaagataagcaaactcgctcgaagagtattgcgtgtcgttgtgtatttgatttttttatacgacaagcaactatggatagagttgtttaaaaatttttaatacagtccTATTGTTAGGAGGAACTTGAATAGGACGTTATTAATAATGCCAATATATTCTGTTTCTGGATCTGGATATCTTCTATATCCAGCTCCTTTCacacttttaaaattgattttcgtttagtttttaaaaacctacttatatttttattttttctcttcgTCTGAAATCTAGACCCAAAAATTTAATGGTGTGGCTCAggcaataaaaacaaatgttcatgaaacagaaatttgaggACGAAACATAAAAGGTTGTAACTAAActgctttttaaaattattaatatggaaaatcgaataagaaacttttattattatttttaagaaaaatttaagcCTCTGCTGATGCTTTAACatgtaaatatacttatacactacaaatatacttacacaaataatttaaatccttGTATAAAGTTTAGAAAATGGTCAGAGCTGTCAAAAACGTCATCGTTTTGATGTTACTACTATTGTAATATTCGTgctgtgtttattttaatctcgAACTAAGCAAATGTTATGCCTTGGACCATTGTGAAATTAAAAGACAGAACACTTAAAGCCCTTCCTTTAGTGCAGTTCGTACCTTTGTATTACAAAGTGGTCATGAAACGAGTTAGTTATTTGCTAAGTTCAATGAACTTTTGACAGACTAATTCATTACTATGATTATATACGATAAAATTTTACAGCATTTGTTAAGGGAGGaagcaattgtttttttttaattaattttatggcaatagttataaccTTATGCCCGTTTCAAgtaaaaaacatttgatttaatagaattaaacTATCCAAGAAAGAATACATTAATCGCGTTTGATTCGATTCAAAATTAttcgaatttaaattataatttagccTATTAAGTACTTGTACTTAATAggctaaattataatattataatattatattactaaatattgcTGAAACAAATCTTATTTTTCGATCGGTGCGGATGTCGGgtaacatacaaataaaaaaaaataaaaaaatatatattttggtttCTCAATAGTATTTTAAGGCCcgcataaatatataaacatatacaaacCCGCACCTTGCGTTGGTTAATACAAAACTAGGGCGAATCCTTTAGTAGCTAAGTAGCCTTTGATTCAGGGTTCAAAAGATTACTGCAAGTACCCTTAAGAGCGCGTGACCGGTTCAGAGGGGTTCAAACAAGATCGATTGCCTCTCGACATTTAGGTCGAATGGAGACTACTGCAGTTAACagtaataaaagttatgaGCGTAACTTATGTAAACGCCACCTAGCGGACTCCTAGAGTACTGTCTTTGAAAGACACaagtaaaaatactatttatttccactataatatgtaatattgcTAATTAAAACAGTTTGTCAGTTgccaaatattaaaagtatggTGCAAAAAGGAAACCCTTACACTTGTGACTCTCGTaggtcaaaaatgtattagatttttaaattacatctaATAAAACCTAACCAATTCCCctgttacttttaataaaacaataataataataacactttatttacatcacaATAACAAAGAACaagagtaataaaatacaataacagtAGACATGTACATAGGCTGTTTTACTGCTAAAAAGAGTCATCCAGAATCGGTATTTTAgatgtaaacattaaaaaaaattaaattgaaacacACAACAATACGTTATTTGCTACAGAAAAggcttaaaaaatacaatagcaacataattattttgacaaaattctaaataaataagaacctattttaaatattttataaaacttgaaaAATTTTCTAGATATGGAAAAACTAATAGAAACTTACAGAACAATTATTTCGTttcataatgtaataaaaaaactcgcTCCAATTTACGAAGAAAAACGatctaaataagaaaatatgaaaCCAATTGAAAGCACAAGTTTCTCGTTAAggctaaaattaaattaattaggacTCTCGGAACGGTTGGAGTTGGCCTCAAAACGGAATGTCACAGAAAATTGCATTCAGAAATTTATTCTGCACAAAATTTACACGAAGTTCACGTTACAGAAACTGGAAACAACTTGCACGTAGGGTTATTTTTCAAAGGgcttttgaaatatttgttttagattttttataaacctttcgatcggaaattgaagtgtatttttatattaagattgaatttactattaaaaatatttggaagGTATCTTCTAACAATTATACTCTCTATTCTCAcaacatacaatatataccATGAATTCAAACATTGAAACACAGCCTCTTTAGCTCAGTGGTAGAGCACTGGTCTCGTAAACCAGGGGTCGTGAGTTCAAACCTCACAGGAGGCAAAGCTcaaaaggtattttattaattttcggtttacttaaaatactttttttaatgttacttaagaatttttatataaacttggGAGGcaataacatatacattttagtagtataattatgaaatttagaaAGGCTTTTAACAGGAAATTACAAAGGCATCGTTGTAATGGGTCGCTAACTGGATTATAAACCGCGGACCCGCTTATCATCCTACAGATAAATttgatgtaaaattatattaaatactaatgaACCGATTGTAAAAACATTGCACAGATTATTTCCTTTTTAGTCAGTAATAACTGGATTATCGCTTTCGATAATTTTACGCTAATACATACAGTCTTAAgaatcacaaaatataactgtgtatatatgatatacaacTGAGTAACGGCCCTTTCACACGGCAGTTCAGTTTTGCAGGATTCAGTAAAATTAGACTGCCGTATGAACATGGTTGCAGTGCTTTTTTACCATTCCTACGCCGGTTATCAGGTGAATTGACGTGAATACTTTCCTAATTTTCTATTGGTATTATCGGCGTCGACAGCGAAATAGAAGATTCTGGGTTCATCCTATTCTGAAGATGCTCGAATTTGAGTATTTTTCGGAatcttatttttgtaattttaatttatttgaatgagTATGACCACATTTGACgaacttttaaaaagagtgaatgaatatttaaaataaacgtgaTACAAATATGAGAAAAAGCATCATCAGTTATGCCACCACTCCGCACGCAGGAAGCAGTGTGAACTATTGAAATGTAGGTATATGTGATTAAACGGGATCCCAATTTTTACTGGACTACGGATCCAATTTCTAGTAACAAAACCGAATGGCACAACTCGACCAGATTGGTTTTTAGCAGGATCCTGCATGCGGGATGCTCGTGTGAACGCTAGCATATAATCATATTCACCATCAAACGGAATCCTGCAAAAAACGAAAGAGccataaagatttaattgtaGAAAGTAAACTGATGCATCTAAATTCTAAACTACACTTTGTAACTAAATGTAGGTAGTAGAAATTAAATGAGTCAAAAATTTCCATTTTCACGTAAAAAAACCCTGACCATTTAGATTTGAGACTCAGATTTCTTCATCTGTTTCTTGATGTTATGGCTATAGGTAATGGCTTTCTGTACCTGACACAAGCCGTCGATTTTTGGTCTAAGAAAGCCTGGAAAGGAAACATACTGTTTCCGTCTTGTGCCTTGGTTGGTGTACAGGACTATGAGATGTACTCATCACACGGATCCGTTCTAAAAGATAAATCGTGGAAATACCAGACTAGTACAGATATCTGCTACCTTTTTGTTTTACCCAAAATTTTGGTCTTTTGCActaatcattaatataaaaattatgaaaacaaaaaaaccttAATGTCTACAGTagaaatctgttataacgacatcgaagggtctcatatttggtcgtaaaaaccgatagtcgtaacagccgatgacgaTGTTATTAAGAACTTAATACAATAGATTCACCCGGGTccttgattttggtcaatataaccagtATGTTGTTctgattgttttgttttgcgttgtattttattttttatcagtgaAACCTTCTGTGGATATattcaatgtttattatgtgtgtgtgtgtatattcaaatttatgttttatttttttttgtactcttTATTGTACTGAGATGTATCTATTTTGTTTcctgaataaaataaaccatgTCAATGAAGCAGTTTTGAATGATATTGTTcacaaaattttcatttctttgCCATTCTTTGTGTtacaatctttaaaaaaattgcctcACAACTAAGGTTTAATgtcacatattataaaaattaagtaaaatattccCTAGAACTGAATTGAAATACATATGATACTACCAGgagtaaacatattataacgCCCTCTATGATAGATTTGTAGAACCATATGTTCagactttataatattgaacCTATATAAACTAATGTTACACTTTCAATACTCACGACTTACAACCATATAAGATTCATTTTTTAGCCCAACACTATGTTAGTTTTAGACAGCTTTTTTGGAAAGTTAATtggatataatatagataaaataaagaaggtataactaaacaaatttattttctacttaATTAACTATACAACTatgataatacaattattttcccTTTAGATTCTTCCCTTTTCTCTTTAATCTATCTTTGATAATCGCATCTCTTTTGGCTTCCTCTTTTCTATTGTCATCCTGATACTTTTGTTTTGCAAAATCTAATTCTGCTGATAGTTCAACAATCTTTGCAGCATATTCTTGTTGCCTTAACATCCTGAGTCTTTGCTTttgctgaaataaaaaaagggaaataatagaaaaagatAACATATGTTatctaactatatatatagtttcaataaacaaacaaCTATAACAAGtttgaataaatacaattttaattatttaatgaactgCTTATATACACCGAACAGACTACtactaatataactatttCATTGGCAACATATGATAAACTTAATGCTATTAAGtagaaaaaaatgatattttgttttagacaTACAAGCAAAGGTGTAGGTCTGCCGTCTAAAAATGTGTAGTCAGGGCCATCCGTAAGGATTCCTTCAGTATTGCGATTTGATGATAGTCCCTTTGAGAGCCGCCATTGTTTTGATTGCAGTGTAGATGAACAACTAATAGATCGGCAAAGCactgaaaacaattttataaatgtaactaTACTTAATGAATACAAAACTGTTTAAGACTTTCACATAGGTTTCATAaccaaatttgtttatttccttTGAACAAGAGTTTACATATGGAATATACAAATGGAAAATAAAGTAGTACATTATTTAAGCTAATTAAACAGAttaattcaaaagaaattatataaataactaaccATTATTTTGTACAAGTGCCTTTCgtaaaacaaacaaagccacTGCCATATTGTAGAGTTCTATAATACCTATGTAAAAGATATTTCTTATCTAAATAACAGGAAGGttcttgaaaattaaaattcgaagaAAATTGTTACAATTTATGTTTCCAAATATCAATTGCAACGAGTTTCGTCTAGCGATTGGCGAGTGCCGAATATCAATTAgtcaatgtcaaaaaattaattgtcaaATCAAGAAAGTGACAaatgtactaaataaaaaacttggtAAAACAAAATGcgactataataatattcgattatacttttaaaaattatcccGATATAGTTTGTGCAGAAGGTCATCCGAATTCCGATGCCGATGTGAGATTTTTCATTTGAGGTCGCATTCTAAATTTCCGTTGTTGTCATGGTGACAGCACTGTTAATATAGTTCATTAAAGTCATTATAGTTTATGAATATTGATAGTTTAATTCTTATGCTTGACTTAACTTATTTAGACGCTATCCAAAATCTATCTGAAAACTTTAACATATTCATCTGGTTTAGTATGTAACGTGATTAAACAGACGCTGAAGGACGCTGTTTCACTTCCATACACACATGAACACACACAGATGAactgttattttcatacaaaatctaTCTCTATCTCTCTCTCTGGTCTATCctcatacaccgatccgacctaccatggatagatggctattacaatccgtcgattagttattggcacactttatcaatatttggatttagatgtctatctcagatggtcagaAATGGCGTCAGACAATaagcatattatttttttgaagtaaagCTTCTTTAAGTGTGTAAGCAgtctgaatataaatatatatatatacatatacatggagtgatcatatacatACTGATATATGATTATCTATTgggaattttaatttagtttattttctaaGCTTTTATCAGTGCCATCTACCGCAAACGgtggtttataaaattacatataatatgacgtattaattgttatactGCTTTGTAGTCTGTGGCCTGTGCCCTAAAAGAAAGCAGTTAGCAGTGTACCAACTACCTCGGTGTTGTGTGAAACCGTTGCAGATTCAGTGCTGTTAACTTTAgtgatttgattaaaatttcaattgtgtttgtgtttttatCGACCTAAGGCcgattaaaatagtataacaGAGGTatgtagatttaaaatattttcaaacatcaTAATGTATGCGGAACTAACACTTAACACCAAAAATTCTCAAGGACAATTCTAGTATTTTCTGTAATAGTGgctttatacaaatttttagaATCATCAGGTAATGTGTAAAATAGccttatttcattatttttcacCAAAACCTCTTTCAAATTAGCAGCTTTAGTATTAGTGTTGCATCACTTTTTATTCGTCATCAGTCGTTGgcgtaatgtaaatattaatcaatattcATCACAAATTTCgcatgtatatatttgtagttgattttttatttatttatataatttaaagttttttttatctttaagcAAGTACCGTTCGAATTATTTGTGCTATACctataaatgattaatatGGGTAGGGTAGGGTATATAAGAATAACTAATATAGGAATGATTTTTaccaaataattaacaataataattaatataacagctcatcttttttatttataccatCCTGTTCTATTTGTaacttttattctttataatttattaaggtaGTTGGCTGTCTGTTGATTGGTTTTTCAGTATACAGTATTCAATGCTCCTGAGCTAATTAAACTAATAGctattaactaatattattattattattagctaaataattaattagataagtaagAATGgactttcattaaatataaatctttttgtaattCCAGCTTTTTGCTTCATAAGTTCAACAAAATTTTGTCAAAACGGCAACCGAAAAGATTAACTCATCCGAGCAACCCAACTACAACACaatgtgtatgtattattttttctaaactaATATATTCTTTCTTTTCCTGCAGCTATTTCTTTGGACAATGTTCCAGAATCCAGGAGTATATCCAggaggtttttattattttaatattttatgtgttgcaACAGTGATTCCTTGTAGCTTTTGACTAAGTATAATTAGCAttataaaagcaataattacttttaaaaacattcttaATTTACCAAGAAGTATAAATCAAACTAGATCtgggatttattttatatatacactgTGAAACAATTTCCATGTTCTACCCTTAACtgtttaaactaaaaacagtAAATTTCATGGAAACGCTGTTGtatgaatgttattttatgGCTTGATGTACACCTACACATACATATGTATCGACTAATTTTATGTCTAAAAATGCACCCAAACCACACTCAAATCTCACCACTGCAAATTGCTTATGTGTAATTaggctataaatattatctgtaaATAACATagtatagaataaaattaactatgcTATGTTTCGTATAATGACCCAAGCAAATGATAGAAATGCTTTTGCAATTATATAATGAGTTAATGGCATAAAGTtgccatatatataataatttatctcaattttttttaatgattacacTATTGGGCTGTACAAAATAACTTCATAaacaatgaaatgaaaaaaatgttgcaatttatcagtttttttttaatatagttaatgTTCATGTTTCTAAAATATGTGATGATGAAATGTCACATCTTGCCTGTTATTAAAGAATTGGTTTACTGTATTATTCAATTGCACAAAAACCATTATATTCTCATAAGCAGTGATGTGTTAGATATTATTGTATGAATCACTTTAGTCAGTTTACAGTTAACACTTTATCAGTATAGATACATCTTCTGAGTGAACTTAAATagtatatgttaattttgagGAATTTCCCATAGCAGATAAACAATGAATCATTTccct encodes the following:
- the LOC110992288 gene encoding 39S ribosomal protein L52, mitochondrial; this encodes MAVALFVLRKALVQNNVLCRSISCSSTLQSKQWRLSKGLSSNRNTEGILTDGPDYTFLDGRPTPLLQKQRLRMLRQQEYAAKIVELSAELDFAKQKYQDDNRKEEAKRDAIIKDRLKRKGKNLKGK